Proteins from a genomic interval of Gossypium hirsutum isolate 1008001.06 chromosome A09, Gossypium_hirsutum_v2.1, whole genome shotgun sequence:
- the LOC107889322 gene encoding protein TRAUCO, with amino-acid sequence MDSLQPTYKHECHDQPPPATIAAAPPPNDTLLHDDAVPIKDIETPNGISTGKPQTTQIPAASSDSLSEEDPTTTTTTASDDTQNPLKVPRNYDEFEEDDEEPLPKKQKQLSSLTTTPQCPNSVSTINDDNPSGAAVENNNNNGDVPSNPSPATKAKTTKKSKKKNNNVWVSKTSRKGKKKSKVNNQNGGNGEDTVLITPVPRFPDKGDDTPDMKICLSKVYKAEKVELTEDRMSAGSTKGYRMVRATRGVVEGAWYFEINVVKLGETGHTRLGWSTDKGDLQAPVGYDGNSFGYRDIDGSKVHKALREKYGEEGYKEGDVIGFYINLPEGGSYAPKPPHLVWYKGQRYVRAPDAKEEPPKVVPGSEISFFKNGVCQGVAFKDLFGGRYYPAASMYTLPNQPNCVVKFNFGPDFECFPEEFGGRPLPRPMVEVPYHGFDNQVENGVANEKKQ; translated from the exons ATGGACTCACTCCAACCCACTTATAAACACGAATGCCACGACCAACCACCGCCTGCTACCATTGCCGCCGCACCACCTCCAAATGATACTCTGCTCCACGACGACGCCGTACCCATTAAGGACATCGAAACCCCAAACGGCATTAGCACTGGCAAACCCCAAACCACCCAGATTCCCGCGGCTTCCTCGGATTCTCTCTCTGAAGAAGATCCCACGACCACCACCACGACGGCTTCCGATGACACCCAAAACCCACTTAAAGTTCCCCGAAACTACGACGAATTCGAGGAGGACGACGAAGAACCTCTACCCAAAAAGCAAAAACAGCTCTCCTCCTTAACTACTACTCCCCAGTGCCCTAATTCAGTCTCCACAATCAACGATGATAACCCCTCCGGCGCTGCCGTCGAAAACAACAACAATAACGGCGATGTCCCATCAAATCCTTCCCCTGCAACCAAAGCGAAGACAACAAAGAAGTCTAAGAAGAAGAACAATAATGTTTGGGTGTCGAAAACGTCaaggaaagggaaaaagaagagcAAAGTGAATAATCAGAATGGTGGGAATGGGGAAGACACAGTTTTGATCACCCCTGTTCCGAGGTTCCCAGACAAAGGGGACGATACTCCTGATATGAAAATATGTCTTTCCAAAGTTTACAAAGCTGAAAAGGTGGAATTAACTGAGGATAGGATGAGTGCAGGGAGCACAAAGGGGTATAGAATGGTTAGAGCCACAAGAGGGGTGGTGGAGGGAGCTTGGTACTTTGAAATCAATGTGGTGAAGTTGGGGGAGACGGGGCATACACGGCTTGGGTGGTCTACTGATAAAGGTGACTTGCAAGCGCCTGTAGGGTATGATGGTAATAGCTTTGGATATAGAGATATTGATGGGAGTAAGGTGCACAAAGCTTTGAGAGAGAAGTATGGGGAAGAAGGGTATAAAGAAGGAGATGTTATTGGGTTTTATATAAATTTACCAGAAGGTGGATCATATGCTCCCAAGCCTCCTCATCTTGTCTGGTATAAAGGCCAGAGATACGTGCGTGCCCCTGATGCAAAAGAGGAGCCACCTAAAGTGGTGCCTG GAAgtgaaatttcatttttcaaaaatgggGTATGCCAAGGAGTTGCTTTCAAGGATTTGTTTGGTGGTCGTTACTATCCTGCTGCTTCAATGTATACCCTTCCAAATCAACCAAACTGTGTCGTGAAGTTCAATTTCGGTCCTGACTTTGAATGCTTCCCAGAGGAATTTGGAGGACGTCCGCTTCCCAGGCCCATGGTTGAAGTTCCTTATCATGGGTTTGACAACCAAGTGGAAAATGgtgtagccaatgagaagaaaCAATAG